The following proteins are co-located in the Pochonia chlamydosporia 170 chromosome 6, whole genome shotgun sequence genome:
- a CDS encoding polyketide synthase (similar to Aspergillus oryzae RIB40 XP_001824383.1), with amino-acid sequence MPSATAQDARAPIAIIGMSCRFPGDAEDPLKFWDLLKEGREAYSEKTHRYNEEAFYHPGGQFNNKRQNVLPVKGGYMLKQDPYVFDAAFFNITAAEAISFDPKQRIAMEVTYEAFENAGMTLQKAAGTRTACYIGTSMSDYRDSIVRDFGNYPKYHLLGTSDEMISNRISHFFDLRGPSATIETACSSSHVATHIACQSIQSGESDMAVVGGIGMLLVPESTMQLNNLGFLSAFGQSRAFDASGAGYGRGEGCGIFILKRLDKAVEDGDTIRAVIRGSGVNSDGWTQGVTMPSGDAQASLIEYVYKSNGLDYEGTQYVEAHGTGTKVGDPTEAEALHRTIGQPTPKRKKLWIGSVKTNIGHLEAAAGAASMVKGVLAMEHGFIPPTLHFKNPNPAIKFDEWQLGVPTKLMPWPACQTRRMSTSAFGMGGTNAHLVLERPNEPVIPILERGAIGVARKNQKRLFVFSSHDQAGFKRIGDRLVEHVDSLGPISANPEYLANLAHTLAVGRSGLTWKSSCFAENITELREHLTTSSLAEGAVRATGEQTRIGFVFTGQGAQWARMGVELLDRKVFGESVAKSTTFLQDMGCEWDPVVELSKSQKQSQLVKPEISQPICTILQIALIDELRSWGIRPAKVVGHSSGEIAAAYCMGALTHRDALAAAYFRGKASANVKRRGGMMAVGTTPEDAKKLITETKAQATVACVNSPRSITLSGDVDALEALRETFEKQGVFARRLKVDVAYHSSHMRSCSAEYQSSIMDLEPSELDGVNESKEPILMVSSVTGGLVDAEALGPYYWIRNLISPVLFSDALRELVCPVDSDDGSDVDMLIEIGPHSALRAPIEQILSHHDIKNVEYASMLTRGESGSETILKFAAELFRRGVAFDIAKANDDTQCRLLTDLPPYPFNHSQQFRAESRLQRETLTQQNPTKSLIGAERPSLDEHERVWRGFINLDDEPWLRDHTVGSTVLFPGAAVITIVLEAAQQMAEAGKSIRSLTLRDISFMAMMTLLEGTPTEVITHVRPHLVATTGTTPATWWEFTVSSCTGVTSNVRNNCRGLFCINYEDSRSSHMEMELEKFEGDRVATYHQIKEECAEVISKQAFYDTLARSALAYGPHFQGVDNCRPGNGQTAFEVIVSDLGETFNKDKLTRPFLIHGGTLDSIFQAWVGSTKDSNGPGSFGFEKPLLPKSIGELEISLDFPGEVGYSLNGLSTSRKHGFSEWSTDIAMFDRDVSKLLLSVKDFHLAELEVEDADRPDRSEHMDVDPAEISSEPKWNYALDFMNAQEIKQVVETSSSSNDQLIQFISLAIHQRPNLEILELIDNANQLPQTAVGKLPRGRLLPNQASCAIIGGDYDDNNESAAAFRRIFSLENSDAVPSDVAPADLVIAAFNLGNLEDIADRLVALAKPEARIVFIADKKLDSSFALLADKGFDLVFSTEADSESLALYCFGKKEETQPERLTNGSTGQEIVILEPSSLSTESDHFSKDLQHALDNIGYNVSTVTDIQGAHAAKARIYVSLLEVEKPVLENLSQSEFEGLRDLLLNCDRLLWITCGDSPSLQLVDGFSRTIRSEFAGVEFQVLHLSGKKSQQGPSLAAQIVFKQSTESEFREGNGHLQISRWYRSVEEDDHIRNHLLDSIRIVSLPVDENIKDSSSYRLAVGKPGLLNTLHFVPDDNTEAPLADNEVEIRVKASGINFRDIMGSMGLLPVSGIGQEASGIVVRVGKLGASSLKPGDRISTLTVGGTHATKIRCDYRVAKKIPEGMSFEEAAGIPVVHCTAYYALVKLAKLRPGQSVLIHAAAGGTGQAALQLAKHLGLAIFATVGTDTKRALIREKYGVPDENIFYSRDGSFVKGIERATNGRGVDCVLNSLSGELLRLSWGCLATFGTFVEIGLRDITDNMRLDMRPFAKSTTFSFINMVTLLQENPDAMGEILESVFEMIHQNVLQPVFPVTVYPVGKVEEAFRLMQQGKHVGKMILSFAADEAKAPVLCRAKDSFKLDPKATYLFIGGLGGLGRSMAVEFVACGARNIAFLSRSGDTKPEAKAVVDELRELGTRVQVYRGDVSDETSFRDAMEQCSQELPPVKGVIQMAMVLRDVVFEKMKYDDWTTGLRPKVQGTWNLHTFFDKDRPLDFMIFFSSIAGVFGNPSQAQYAAGNTYQDSLAKYRRDRGLKAVSVNLGIMRDVGVIAEGDSHFMQQWEEVLGIREPAFHALIKSIINGQLDTSNIREAAKCPVQVTVGLGTGDILARNKIKEPDYFRDARFGALAVCSSTSTAAASSGENGVSIASQLAGLSNEADPEAAAGPIITKALVSKLAKILQVPPTEIDSSRPMYRYGVDSLVAIEVRNWITKEMSANMSLMDILGAMPMEQFAVQIAKKSKLLGGS; translated from the exons ATGCCCTCTGCAACTGCCCAAGATGCTCGGGCCCCTATTGCCATTATTGGCATGTCATGCCGATTTCCCGGTGACGCAGAAGATCCCTTAAAGTTCTGGGACCTCTTGAAAGAGGGACGGGAAGCTTACTCTGAGAAAACTCATCGATACAATGAAGAAGCGTTCTACCATCCAGGAGGccaattcaacaacaaacgcCAAAATGTCTTGCCCGTCAAGGGCGGATATATGCTCAAGCAGGATCCATATGTCTTTGACGCCGCCTTCTTTAACATCACTGCCGCAGAGGCGATCTCGTTCGATCCTAAGCAGCGCATCGCCATGGAAGTCACATACGAAGCTTTCGAAAACGCTGGCATGACACTTCAGAAAGCAGCTGGAACCAGGACAGCATGCTACATTGGCACTTCCATGAGCGACTATCGAGATTCCATAGTCAGGGATTTCGGCAACTATCCCAAATACCACCTCCTCGGCACGAGTGATGAAATGATTTCCAATCGAATTTCACATTTCTTCGATCTCCGTGGTCCCAGCGCAACCATTGAGACGGCTTGTTCCTCAAGCCACGTCGCAACGCACATTGCCTGCCAGAGCATACAATCCGGCGAGTCAGATATGGCTGTCGTTGGTGGTATCGGCATGCTCCTCGTGCCTGAAAGCACCATGCAGCTGAATAATCTCGGGTTTCTCAGTGCCTTTGGTCAATCCAGAGCATTTGACGCCTCAGGGGCAGGTTACGGCCGTGGCGAAGGCTGTGGAATCTTCATTTTGAAGAGATTAGACAAGGCCGTGGAAGATGGGGACACTATCCGTGCCGTTATCCGTGGATCAGGCGTTAACTCGGATGGATGGACACAGGGCGTGACTATGCCCTCGGGAGATGCGCAAGCTTCCTTAATTGAATATGTGTATAAGTCGAACGGACTTGACTATGAGGGCACACAGTATGTTGAAGCCCATGGGACGGGTACAAAGGTCGGCGATCCAACAGAAGCTGAGGCACTACATCGGACAATCGGACAACCTACACCAAAGCGCAAGAAGCTATGGATAGGCAGTGTAAAGACAAATATTGGCCATCTTGAAGCAGCTGCCGGCGCGGCCAGCATGGTCAAGGGAGTGCTTGCCATGGAACACGGCTTCATTCCTCCGACACTTCATTTCAAGAACCCAAACCCGGCTATCAAGTTTGATGAGTGGCAACTAGGCGTCCCGACTAAGTTGATGCCGTGGCCGGCTtgtcagaccagacggatGAGTACCAGCGCCTTTGGTATGGGCGGCACCAACGCTCATCTTGTGTTGGAGAGACCAAATGAGCCAGTGATACCTATACTAGAAAGAGGAGCCATTGGCGTTGCGAGGAAGAACCAGAAGAGACTCTTTGTCTTCAGTAGTCACGACCAAGCGGGTTTCAAGCGCATAGGCGACAGACTCGTCGAACACGTTGACTCCCTTGGCCCCATATCAGCAAATCCTGAGTACTTGGCCAACCTCGCACATACCCTTGCAGTCGGCCGGTCAGGCCTCACATGGAAAAGCTCATGTTTTGCGGAAAACATCACCGAGTTGCGAGAACACTTGacaacttcttctcttgcAGAAGGTGCAGTGCGTGCCACGGGCGAGCAAACTCGCAtcggcttcgtcttcacAGGCCAAGGAGCACAATGGGCACGTATGGGTGTCGAATTACTGGATCGAAAGGTGTTTGGCGAATCTGTGGCCAAGTCTACTACCTTCCTGCAAGATATGGGATGCGAATGGGATCCTGTCGTCGAACTGTCTAAATCACAGAAGCAGTCTCAGCTGGTGAAGCCGGAAATCAGCCAACCGATATGTACCATCTTACAAATTGCTTTGATAGATGAGCTACGATCATGGGGCATCCGGCCCGCAAAGGTCGTCGGTCATTCAAGCGGCGAAATCGCGGCAGCATACTGCATGGGGGCTCTTACACATCGAGACGCTCTCGCAGCAGCGTACTTCCGTGGCAAGGCATCTGCTAATGTGAAACGCCGCGGAGGTATGATGGCGGTTGGTACAACACCAGAAGATGCGAAGAAGCTGATCACCGAGACGAAAGCACAAGCAACTGTTGCCTGTGTCAACTCACCGAGGAGCATTACACTGTCAGGTGATGTGGATGCTCTGGAGGCTCTTCGAGAAACTTTTGAGAAACAGGGAGTCTTTGCTAGAAGACTCAAAGTTGACGTGGCATACCACTCCTCGCATATGCGTTCTTGTAGCGCAGAGTACCAGTCGTCAATCATGGACCTGGAACCAAGTGAGCTTGACGGAGTGAACGAGTCAAAGGAGCCCATCCTCATGGTATCCAGTGTGACTGGTGGTCTAGTTGATGCTGAAGCATTGGGGCCGTACTACTGGATCCGTAACTTGATCTCGCCGGTCCTCTTTTCAGACGCTCTCAGGGAGTTGGTATGCCCTGTTGATAGCGACGATGGTAGCGACGTCGATATGCTCATCGAAATTGGTCCTCACAGTGCTTTAAGAGCGCCCATCGAGCAGATATTATCTCACCATGACATCAAAAACGTCGAGTACGCGTCAATGCTCACTCGTGGAGAGTCTGGGTCAGAAACCATCCTCAAATTTGCCGCAGAGTTATTCCGTCGCGGCGTAGCGTTCGACATCGCCAAAGCAAACGATGACACTCAATGCCGTCTCCTGACAGACCTCCCTCCATACCCCTtcaaccacagccaacaaTTTCGAGCAGAGTCACGTCTTCAGAGGGAGACTCTAACCCAACAAAATCCCACGAAGAGTCTCATCGGCGCAGAGAGGCCGAGTCTTGACGAGCATGAGCGAGTCTGGCGTGGattcatcaacctcgatGATGAGCCTTGGCTACGAGACCATACCGTTGGCTCTACGGTGCTCTTCCCTGGTGCcgccgtcatcaccattgtCCTTGAAGCCGCTCAACAAATGGCCGAAGCAGGGAAATCAATTCGTTCCTTGACACTGCGAGACATCTCCTTCATGGCTATGATGACACTGTTGGAAGGCACTCCGACCGAGGTCATCACCCATGTTCGACCGCATCTCGTGGCCACAACGGGAACTACACCGGCAACGTGGTGGGAATTTACTGTCTCCTCGTGCACCGGCGTCACAAGCAATGTTCGTAATAACTGCCGTGGTCTATTCTGCATCAACTATGAGGATTCTCGTAGCTCACACATGGAGATGGAACTCGAAAAGTTTGAAGGCGATCGCGTGGCAACCTATCACCAGATCAAAGAGGAATGCGCAGAAGTTATTTCCAAGCAAGCATTCTATGACACTCTAGCTAGATCAGCCCTCGCATACGGCCCTCATTTCCAAGGAGTTGACAACTGCCGCCCTGGCAACGGCCAGACAGCATTCGAGGTCATCGTCAGCGATCTTGGCGAGACGTTTAACAAGGACAAATTGACTAGACCTTTCCTCATCCACGGTGGAACTCTCGACTCCATTTTCCAGGCGTGGGTGGGCAGCACCAAGGATAGCAATGGACCCGGCAGCTTTGGCTTCGAAAAGCCGTTGTTGCCGAAGAGTATTGGGGAGCTCGAAATTTCCCTCGACTTCCCTGGTGAAGTTGGGTATTCCTTAAATGGCCTTAGTACTTCTAGAAAACATGGGTTCAGCGAGTGGTCTACCGATATTGCCATGTTCGACCGAGACGTGTCCAAGCTGCTTTTGTCTGTCAAAGACTTCCACTTGGCTGAGCTTGAGGTAGAGGATGCGGACCGGCCAGATAGATCGGAGCACATGGATGTTGATCCGGCTGAGATATCCTCTGAGCCAAAGTGGAACTATGCTCTTGATTTCATGAATGCACAGGAAATCAAGCAAGTTGTAGaaacttcatcttcttcaaacGATCAGCTCATCCAG TTTATCTCCTTGGCCATACACCAACGGCCAAATCTCGAGATTCTGGAGTTAATTGACAATGCGAATCAGCTTCCTCAGACAGCCGTAGGAAAGCTACCCAGGGGCAGACTCCTCCCAAATCAGGCCAGCTGTGCGATAATTGGTGGTGACTACGACGATAACAACGAATCTGCAGCTGCCTTTAGACGGATTTTCAGCCTTGAGAATTCTGATGCTGTCCCGTCTGACGTTGCACCTGCCGATCTAGTCATTGCTGCCTTCAACTTAGGTAACTTGGAAGATATTGCAGACCGGCTCGTTGCTCTCGCCAAACCTGAAGCAAGGATAGTGTTTATTGCTGACAAGAAGTTGGATTCAAGCTTCGCCCTATTGGCAGATAAGGGCTTCGACCTTGTCTTCAGCACAGAAGCAGACTCTGAATCACTTGCCCTGTACTGTTTTggcaagaaagaagagacaCAGCCTGAACGACTCACCAACGGCTCAACTGGACAAGAGATCGTTATACTTGAACCGTCTTCACTATCCACGGAGTCGGACCACTTTTCCAAGGATCTTCAGCATGCGCTTGACAACATTGGCTACAATGTGTCTACAGTGACGGACATTCAGGGCGCGCATGCTGCTAAAGCGAGGATCTATGTATCCCTCcttgaagttgagaagccCGTGCTAGAGAACCTCTCGCAATCCGAGTTTGAAGGTCTCCGTGACTTGTTGTTGAATTGTGACCGCCTTCTGTGGATCACTTGCGGTGACAGTCCGTCACTCCAGCTGGTCGATGGCTTCTCAAGAACCATAAGAAGCGAGTTTGCAGGTGTTGAATTCCAAGTTCTACATCTTAGCGGCAAGAAGTCCCAGCAGGGTCCATCGTTAGCAGCACAGATCGTCTTCAAACAAAGCACGGAGAGCGAATTCCGAGAGGGTAATGGACATCTGCAAATCTCGCGATGGTATAGAAGCGTCGAGGAGGACGACCATATCCGCAACCATCTCCTGGATTCCATCCGAATAGTGAGTCTGCCGGTGGATGAAAATATCAAAGACAGTTCTTCTTACCGTCTTGCTGTCGGCAAGCCTGGGCTCTTAAATACATTGCATTTTGTGCCCGACGATAACACAGAAGCCCCTCTTGCAGACAACGAAGTCGAGATCCGGGTCAAAGCCAGCGGCATCAACTTCCGCGATATCATGGGTTCCATGGGTCTTCTCCCCGTGTCTGGGATCGGCCAAGAAGCAAGTGGTATAGTCGTCAGGGTAGGAAAACTAGGCGCGTCATCACTCAAACCAGGTGATCGCATCAGCACCCTGACAGTGGGAGGAACACACGCAACCAAGATTCGGTGTGACTACCGTGTTGCGAAGAAGATTCCCGAGGGGATGTCgtttgaagaagcagcaggaATTCCCGTCGTCCACTGCACGGCATACTACGCTCTcgtcaagttggccaagctTCGCCCCGGCCAATCTGTGCTTATCCACGCCGCGGCTGGTGGCACCGGACAAGCAGCTCTACAGTTAGCGAAGCATCTTGGTCTGGCCATCTTCGCTACCGTAGGCACTGATACGAAACGAGCGCTCATTAGAGAAAAGTACGGAGTCCCTGATGAAAACATCTTCTACTCACGGGATGGCAGCTTCGTCAAAGGTATCGAGCGAGCAACCAACGGCCGTGGAGTTGATTGCGTTCTCAACTCTCTGTCGGGTGAGCTCTTGCGATTATCTTGGGGCTGTCTCGCGACCTTTGGTACGTTTGTCGAAATTGGTCTGCGGGACATCACGGACAACATGCGCCTTGACATGAGGCCCTTTGCCAAGAGTACTACattcagcttcatcaacatggtcACCTTGCTTCAGGAGAACCCTGATGCTATGGGAGAGATACTGGAGAGCGTATTCGAAATGATTCATCAAAACGTACTTCAGCCCGTCTTCCCAGTTACTGTCTACCCCGTTGGGAAGGTTGAAGAAGCGTTCCGGCTGATGCAGCAAGGTAAACATGTAGGCAAGATGATCTTGTCGTTTGCTGCAGATGAGGCCAAGGCACCCGTTCTATGCAGAGCCAAAGATTCATTCAAACTCGACCCCAAAGCGACGTATCTCTTTAtcggtggtcttggtggcctCGGCCGCAGCATGGCCGTCGAGTTTGTTGCCTGTGGCGCCAGGAACATTGCATTTCTCTCGCGATCAGGGGACACCAAGCCCGAGGCAAAGGCCGTTGTGGACGAGCTGAGAGAACTTGGGACTCGAGTTCAGGTGTACCGCGGCGATGTCTCTGACGAAACCTCCTTCCGTGATGCTATGGAACAATGCTCTCAGGAGCTACCGCCAGTGAAGGGCGTGATCCAAATGGCCATGGTGCTTCGCGATGTGGTATTTGAAAAGATGAAGTATGATGACTGGACGACCGGGTTACGGCCAAAGGTACAAGGCACTTGGAACCTGCACACTTTCTTCGACAAAGATCGCCCACTGGACTTCAtgatcttcttctcatcTATTGCAGGTGTCTTCGGCAACCCAAGTCAAGCGCAGTATGCCGCAGGCAACACCTATCAAGACTCACTGGCAAAATACCGACGAGACAGAGGTCTGAAAGCCGTGTCCGTCAATCTAGGCATCATGCGAGACGTGGGCGTTATTGCAGAGGGCGACTCGCACTTCATGCAACAGTGGGAAGAAGTGCTTGGCATTCGCGAGCCTGCCTTCCATGCACTCATCAAGAGTATCATCAACGGCCAACTAGACACCAGCAACATTCGAGAGGCTGCGAAATGCCCCGTCCAGGTCACCGTTGGTTTAGGCACTGGCGACATTCTCGCAAGGAACAAGATCAAGGAGCCTGATTACTTCCGAGATGCTCGTTTCGGCGCCTTGGCCGTCTGCAGCAGCACCTCCACCGCCGCAGCCAGTTCAGGAGAAAATGGTGTGTCCATAGCATCCCAGTTAGCTGGCTTGAGCAACGAGGCGGATCcggaagcagcagcagggcCCATTATCACGAAAGCTCTGGTGAGCAAGCTGGCAAAGATTCTTCAAGTGCCGCCTACCGAGATCGACTCTAGTCGGCCGATGTATCGTTATGGCGTGGATTCTCTGGTGGCGATTGAGGTGAGGAATTGGATTACGAAGGAGATGAGTGCCAATATGTCGCTGATGGATATTCTTGGCGCTATGCCGATGGAGCAGTTTGCGGTGCAGATTGCAAAGAAGAGTAAGTTGTTGGGAGGTTCTTGA
- a CDS encoding cytochrome P450 (similar to Colletotrichum graminicola M1.001 XP_008100713.1) yields the protein MGFLATTSTSGYRGSLPSGLLAIAEEHPVAFMVPIAISILLGYIIYTAIYNVYFHPLANFPGPKYLAASRIPLAVKRLTGEEVAMTYKLHIKYSPYVRVSPDELSTISTAATKDVYGHNTRAGGVPKDFKAYYMKNQRKDGTEGLLTAGDDEHYRQRKVFAPAFSDRAIREQEPLLKKYTDLLVAKSYEKCQTAGKVDMVMFFNFATFDFIADCVFGDSLHHLESMEYHPFLANITATVRFSAMRRVLRSFPILQAIFEAFMPKSMIKKRLEHVKFCDERVMNRLANDNPSHPDFWTLVENAEAKGNGLTKGEMRQNGFLLLTAATETTSSLMSAITYLLCKNPDKMKKLQAEVRGAFKSTDEMNTITLPKLQYLQMVIEEGLRVYPPVPGGLPRRVVQPGTTLDGHVLPVDSVVFYSQYASYHSPSHFVRPHEFIPERWSQNPPAEFANDRLEAVQAFSAGPRDCIGKNLAYHEARMLLAKFVFTYDIELCKESSDWIKQKVYIVGAKSPLWVKLVKHERAD from the exons ATGGGATTTCTGGccacaacctcaacttccGGCTACAGGGGCTCTCTGCCCAGTGGTCTGTTGGCCATAGCAGAAGAGCATCCTGTCGCATTTATGGTACCAATTGCGATATCAATT TTACTGGGATATATCATCTACACAGCAATCTACAATGTCTACTTCCACCCCCTCGCAAACTTTCCCGGACCAAAATACCTAGCTGCGTCACGAATTCCTCTGGCCGTGAAGCGCCTAACCGGTGAAGAAGTCGCAATGACTTACAAGCTACACATCAAATACAGTCCATATGTTCGCGTTTCCCCCGACGAGTTAAGTACAATCAGCACAGCTGCCACCAAAGACGTATACGGACACAACACcagagctggtggtgttcCCAAGGACTTCAAGGCATATTACATGAAGAACCAGCGTAAAGATGGTACTGAGGGCCTATTGACCGCCGGCGACGATGAGCATTATCGCCAGCGAAAAGTATTCGCTCCGGCGTTTAGCGACCGCGCCATCCGCGAGCAGGAGCCTCTGTTGAAGAAGTATACGGATCTGTTGGTTGCAAAATCGTACGAGAAATGTCAAACCGCAGGAAAAGTCGACATGGTCATgttcttcaactttgctaCATTTGACTTTATTGCCGATTGCGTGTTTGGCGACTCCCTGCACCATCTTGAAAGCATGGAGTATCACCCTTTTCTGGCCAACATCACTGCCACGGTGCGATTCAGCGCCATGCGGAGAGTTCTGAGGTCGTTTCCCATTCTTCAAGCTATTTTTGAGGCATTTATGCCCAAGTCCATGATTAAGAAGCGGCTggaacatgtcaagttctgTGATGAGCGAGTTATGAACCGGTTGGCGAATGACAATCCGAGTCATCCTGACTTTTGGACCTTGGTTGAGAACGCAGAGGCTAAAGGTAACGGGTTAACAAAAGGTGAGATGCGACAGAATggttttctgcttctcacaGCTGCGACGGAAACTACGTCATCGCTAATGAGCGCGATTACGTATTTGCTCTGCAAGAATCCGGAtaagatgaagaagctgcaggcTGAAGTGAGGGGCGCGTTCAAGTCCACCGACGAGATGAATACGATTACGCTACCCAAACTGCAGTACTTGCAGATGGTTATCGAGGAGGGTCTTCGTGTCTATCCCCCTGTTCCGGGTGGTCTTCCTCGCCGCGTTGTTCAGCCAGGGACTACACTCGATGGTCATGTTCTCCCCGTTGAT TCTGTCGTGTTCTACTCGCAGTACGCTTCTTATCATTCGCCTAGCCATTTTGTCCGTCCGCATGAGTTCATTCCCGAGAGATGGAGCCAAAATCCTCCCGCTGAGTTTGCCAACGATCGGCTGGAAGCAGTACAGGCCTTTTCAGCGGGGCCAAGAGACTGCATTGGAAAAAA TCTTGCGTACCATGAAGCACGAATGCTGCTCGCCAAGTTTGTCTTCACGTATGACATTGAGCTCTGCAAGGAGAGCAGCGACTGGATTAAGCAAAAGGTATATATTGTTGGCGCCAAGAGCCCACTGTGGGTGAAACTAGTCAAGCATGAGAGGGCAGATTAA